From a single Cydia strobilella chromosome 17, ilCydStro3.1, whole genome shotgun sequence genomic region:
- the LOC134749105 gene encoding uncharacterized protein LOC134749105, with translation MSTKSTRNLRPRAKGPPAPAPTETPTPSSGKTTSTETHTWSKGSTGNQVNSGGEIDNNSVHSNAFEDTVVERIALSEFLNEISTAAKRVNRHRPSNRLRNTVNTVSFEHDPRRASSSRDRRRAPAFSRDPSTESESDSHDHYVREAPRSNKPAIAQVKPRDSNKKKPASTGAKPKQPTSSVPVSRSTCAVCQNGHEHKVSACRKFLAATIAERWDLAKGARLCYRCLDAAHRKFKCKYIACGVNQCEAGHHKLLHGLNAAAPANGNSTPAAAVNNIRLPQTYLKVMPVEVSGPLGTVQTLALLDEGAAMTLMLHETADKLAPRVKGETLEIEGIGGVVRNPDSYTLRVAIRGFCSRHMEMMEVITIGDIGIGMQGVPRDVVDKCEHLTKIADELSYPTGIPTIVIGQDNWHLIISRQILEGPPELPIASLTRLGWVLHGPDRTRRAAVNFVGHARPKTADDEALELMKRHFDIESLGVSQKLPRADPDQRALDLLKTTCVKIPGENRYRAGLLWRADDEKLPDNRAQALKRLYSLERKLDRDATLKAEYAKHMANLLDKGYAEKMESPPPLDAPRVWYLAHFPTFHPQRGKMRLVWDAAATAYGRSLNSALLAGPDLLESLFGVLVRFREGKIAVIADVKEMFLQIEIVEQDRDALRFVWRGEDRTSPPQEYRMKRLIFGSAASPTTALYVKNENARTHSEQFPIAAEKTIKNTYMDDMLIALDTSEDDARRIVNEVYELNMRASFELRGFASNHPAVIADVVNSKEETSLLGASESERTLGLKWNHKRDTLGFNVNFRNTPEDVLNGQKLPTKRQVTSSAMSIFDPIGYVSPISVLGKALMQEIWRTGIGWDSPIPVSLAPAWRSFIDNVQQLRDLEIPRHVPAFNREAYMHVFCDASEKIYAAAVYLVSVNPEGTRTSALVAAKARVSPLRVVSIPRMELQSCVLATRLAETIVKESDYVIKDKYFWSDSKTALTWIRSDPRRYKTFVAHRLAEIENTTTPANWRWVPSAANVADDATRGIPTQFGANHRWFIGPDFIRKSEEHWPTEKTPAPVADTGEERVNKLVCSVGAAKNKFEYLPEVCRFSKFVRLVRATAKTLVAAEVFKAALLKKKPDTDINKGHLNLAEILLIRRSQHEAFPEEIKLMETGRPIPKKSPLHKIAVKLDKNGVIMLNARIDKDVHIPVLHAKEDFVKLLIHHFHALYNHGNHSTVINELKQRYYIIGLRGSIRYITNKCQWCRTYKGTTLKVPVGDLPPERLQANQPPFTAAAVDLFGPMNITIGRRREKRWGVLYTCLTTRAVHLELAASLSASSMILSLRRMIARRGTPTVLYSDNATNFYGAEREIAEAKKTLPDSLKPFLTERAITWKKIPPGNPSAGGAWERLVGSVKTALKATLKERAPHEEVLHTLLLEAEHVVNSRPLTPVNPDLDVEALTPNHFLIGRSSAMAPLGVFTDKDMSLSSWKTAQNLADHFWRRWQKEYRPSLLPRPSAHQNVQKLNIGDIVIVADSSMPRGTWPRGEIAQLFPGPDGHLSGVEVTRT, from the exons atgtctACGAAGAGTACGAGAAATCTTCGACCGCGCGCTAAGGGCCCGCCTGCCCCCGCGCCCACAGAGACCCCTACCCCCTCGTCCGGCAAGACCACGTCTACCGAGACACATACATGGAGCAAAGGCTCCACCGGCAACCAAGTGAATAGCGGTGGAGAGATAGACAACAATTCGGTACACTCGAACGCATTCGAAGATACGGTAGTAGAACGCA TTGCATTATCGGAGTTTTTGAACGAAATTAGCACTGCAGCCAAACGCGTCAACCGACATAGGCCGTCGAACAGATTGCGGAACACAGTAAACACGGTATCTTTTGAGCACGACCCTAGGCGAGCAAGCAGTTCTCGCGATAGGCGTCGCGCCCCCGCGTTTTCCCGCGATCCTAGCACGGAGTCGGAATCAGATTCCCACGATCATTACGTACGCGAAGCGCCGCGTAGTAATAAACCCGCTATCGCGCAAGTTAAGCCTCGcgatagtaacaaaaaaaaacccgcgtCGACCGGAGCTAAGCCCAAACAACCGACATCGTCCGTCCCTGTCTCGCGCAGCACGTGCGCCGTTTGCCAGAACGGCCACGAGCACAAAGTTAGCGCGTGTCGTAAATTTTTAGCGGCAACGATTGCTGAACGGTGGGACTTAGCAAAGGGCGCTAGATTATGCTATAGGTGCTTAGACGCGGCTCACCGTAAGTTCAAGTGCAAGTACATCGCGTGCGGAGTTAACCAATGCGAAGCCGGACATCATAAGCTATTACACGGACTGAACGCGGCCGCGCCCGCGAACGGTAATAGTACTCCGGCGGCAGCGGTTAATAATATTAGGCTTCCGCAAACGTACCTCAAAGTCATGCCTGTAGAGGTGTCGGGACCGCTAGGTACCGTGCAAACCCTCGCGCTGCTAGACGAAGGCGCGGCTATGACTTTGATGCTTCACGAAACGGCCGATAAACTCGCGCCTCGCGTAAAAGGCGAAACTTTGGAGATAGAAGGCATAGGCGGCGTAGTCAGAAATCCGGATTCGTATACGTTACGAGTCGCAATACGGGGTTTTTGTAGCCGACACATGGAAATGATGGAGGTAATCACGATTGGCGATATTGGCATAGGAATGCAGGGCGTACCACGTGACGTAGTCGACAAGTGCGAACACTTGACTAAAATCGCGGACGAATTAAGTTACCCGACCGGCATACCTACCATCGTGATAGGACAAGATAATTGGCACCTCATCATTTCTCGGCAAATTTTAGAGGGCCCGCCTGAGCTTCCTATTGCTAGCCTAACTAGACTGGGCTGGGTTTTACACGGCCCAGATagaacgcgccgcgccgcggtaaATTTTGTAGGGCACGCACGGCCTAAAACCGCGGACGACGAGGCTTTAGAGCTAATGAAACGGCATTTTGACATAGAATCATTAGGCGTTTCACAAAAGCTACCTCGGGCCGATCCCGACCAGCGCGCACTAGACTTGCTGAAAACCACCTGTGTAAAAATACCGGGGGAGAATAGGTATCGAGCGGGCTTATTATGGCGGGCAGACGACGAAAAGCTCCCAGATAACCGAGCGCAAGCATTAAAACGGCTGTACAGTCTAGAACGAAAACTAGACCGAGATGCAACGTTAAAGGCCGAATATGCAAAGCATATGGCTAACTTGCTTGACAAAGGTTACGCGGAGAAAATGGAGTCGCCGCCCCCCCTCGATGCGCCCCGGGTGTGGTACTTAGCGCATTTCCCAACTTTTCACCCGCAACGCGGCAAAATGAGATTAGTGTGGGACGCGGCCGCCACGGCCTACGGACGGTCGCTCAATAGCGCGCTTTTGGCCGGCCCCGACTTGTTAGAGTCACTCTTTGGCGTTCTAGTGCGTTTCCGCGAGGGTAAAATCGCGGTAATAGCGGAcgtcaaagaaatgtttttacagatCGAGATAGTTGAACAAGATCGCGAtgcgttacgtttcgtttggcgGGGGGAGGACCGCACCTCTCCACCGCAAGAATACAGAATGAAGCGGCTTATATTTGGATCGGCAGCGTCGCCGACAACCGCGCTATACGTCAAAAACGAAAACGCAAGAACGCATAGCGAACAATTTCCGATCGCAgctgaaaaaacaataaaaaatacgtacatGGACGACATGTTGATCGCGCTCGATACGTCCGAGGACGACGCCAGGCGCATAGTAAACGAGGTTTACGAATTAAATATGCGCGCGTCATTCGAGCTTCGCGGGTTCGCTTCGAATCATCCTGCGGTTATTGCTGACGTAGTTAACAGTAAAGAGGAAACGTCATTGTTAGGCGCTAGCGAGAGCGAACGTACGTTAGGTTTGAAATGGAATCACAAGCGTGACACCTTAGGTTTCAACGTAAACTTTCGCAACACGCCCGAGGACGTACTTAACGGTCAGAAATTACCTACAAAACGACAGGTTACGAGTAGTGCGATGTCGATATTCGATCCGATCGGATACGTTAGCCCCATATCCGTCTTAGGCAAGGCATTAATGCAGGAGATATGGCGCACCGGAATCGGATGGGACTCGCCCAtacccgtctcgctcgcacccgcATGGCGATCGTTCATAGATAACGTACAACAATTACGGGACTTGGAAATTCCGCGACACGTGCCCGCATTTAATAGGGAGGCATATATGCATGTTTTTTGCGACgcaagtgaaaaaatatatgccgcGGCCGTGTACCTAGTCAGCGTCAACCCCGAGGGGACTAGAACGTCCGCATTAGTGGCCGCAAAGGCCCGAGTGTCACCTCTCCGGGTAGTTAGTATTCCACGAATGGAATTACAGAGCTGCGTACTAGCGACTAGGTTAGCGGAGACCATAGTCAAAGAGTCAGACTACGTAATAAAGGACAAGTATTTTTGGTCTGACTCCAAAACGGCACTCACGTGGATACGGTCGGACCCACGTAGGTACAAAACGTTCGTCGCACATAGGTTAGCGGAAATCGAGAACACTACCACCCCCGCCAACTGGCGCTGGGTGCCTAGTGCAGCTAACGTAGCTGACGACGCGACGCGCGGTATACCTACGCAATTTGGAGCGAACCACCGATGGTTCATAGGGCCCGATTTCATACGTAAAAGCGAGGAGCATTGGCCGACAGAGAAAACGCCCGCGCCCGTCGCCGATACGGGCGAAGAACGCGTTAACAAGCTCGTATGCTCGGTAGGCGCCGCGAAAAATAAGTTTGAGTACCTGCCGGAGGTATGTAGGTTCTCAAAGTTCGTACGCTTAGTCCGCGCCACCGCTAAAACACTGGTTGCCGCCGAGGTTTTTAAAGCCGCATTGCTTAAAAAGAAACCAGACACAGACATAAATAAGGGGCATTTGAATTTAGCAGAGATATTGCTTATACGCCGGAGTCAACATGAAGCCTTTCCAGAGGAAATCAAGTTAATGGAAACTGGACGGCCGATTCCGAAGAAATCGCCACTCCATAAAATCGCAGTAAAACTCGACAAAAATGGAGTCATCATGCTGAACGCCAGAATAGATAAAGATGTACACATACCCGTTCTACACGCTAAAGAAGATTTCGTCAAGCTGCTAATACATCATTTTCATGCTCTCTACAATCACGGCAACCACTCAACAGTGATAAACGAGCTGAAACAGAGATATTATATTATCGGTCTGCGCGGTAgcattcgttatataacgaataagTGCCAATGGTGTCGGACCTATAAGGGGACCACACTCAAGGTTCCTGTAGGCGACTTACCACCAGAGAGGCTCCAGGCGAATCAACCGCCATTTACCGCCGCAGCCGTAGATTTATTTGGCCCAATGAATATTACAATAGGCCGCCGCCGCGAGAAAAGATGGGGCGTATTATATACTTGCCTCACTACCCGAGCTGTGCACTTAGAGCTTGCCGCCTCACTTTCGGCATCCTCTATGATACTCTCACTGCGCAGAATGATAGCTCGGCGCGGCACGCCTACCGTTCTGTACTCCGACAACGCAACTAACTTCTACGGAGCAGAACGAGAAATTGCAGAGGCCAAGAAAACGCTGCCAGACAGTCTAAAGCCATTCCTGACTGAACGAGCGATCACCTGGAAAAAGATACCGCCTGGCAACCCTTCCGCCGGCGGTGCATGGGAACGACTCGTGGGCAGCGTGAAAACTGCACTGAAAGCTACACTAAAAGAGAGAGCACCTCATGAAGAAGTTCTACATACGCTGCTTCTAGAAGCCGAGCACGTAGTGAACTCCAGACCACTGACACCTGTGAATCCAGACCTAGATGTCGAGGCTCTGACGCCGAACCATTTTCTCATCGGCCGGTCGAGCGCAATGGCACCGCTGGGCGTCTTCACAGACAAAGATATGTCACTGTCGTCATGGAAGACAGCGCAGAACTTAGCCGATCACTTTTGGAGGCGCTGGCAGAAAGAATACAGACCCAGCCTCCTCCCTCGGCCCAGTGCtcaccagaacgtgcagaagctAAATATAGGCGACATCGTCATCGTAGCGGACAGCTCTATGCCACGAGGAACATGGCCTAGAGGCGAAATCGCACAACTCTTTCCCGGCCCTGATGGCCAC TTGAGTGGTGTAGAAGTTACGAGGACCTaa